One genomic window of Streptomonospora nanhaiensis includes the following:
- a CDS encoding SulP family inorganic anion transporter gives MRHDAQGTSTAPRDAGTGPLTRLRSLPLLRNVPGDLAASLVVFLVAVPLSLGIAVASGAPLVAGLIAAIVGGIVAGSVGGSAVQVSGPTASLTIIVADLVHTYGWRVTCLITMLAGVIQLGLGAFRIARAALAVSPAVIHGMLAGMGVTIALAQIHVVLGGDPPSSAMAGITELPGQLLDSHTPAVAVGALTIAVLLVWPRLPGVGRIRLLPAALVAITAATVVATLAELPVERVDLPDSLAAAWSGPLLPERADLHGVAIGALAVALVASVESLLGAIAVDRLHDGPRVNLNRELIGQGTANTVSGALGGLPVAGVIVRSTANARAGARTPLSAIMHGVWIMVFIALLATAAELVPMAALAALLVFIGAQMVNLARLRDLRRHREASVYVVALGAVVVFGLLEGVIIGFAVAILVSLRRLTRVTVLTEEFEGRWHIVVQGSLTFLGVPRVAHVLRTVPNGTHVDLDLHVDFMDHAAFESIHAWRLDHERTGGTVDIDEVHENWYERRSRQAPPADKTAPSGLSRWWAPWQMRGFDHGDPPSDLLLSGAREYHASTAGRMRSLMSRLAHRQHPKALFITCADSRVVPNVITASGPGDLFTVRNIGNLVPRHGAAQPDDSVGAAVEYAVTVLDVPSVVVCGHSNCGAMKALMERAGTPDDSELAHLGRWLGHGEASAARAGRSRLLGAPAPEAMRLLSQANVVQQLENLLTYPAVRRRYEEGRLELTGMYYDLETAEISVLDPGSGEFTPVPAAELAEAPPGPAPRPPVPPQAPPPADTDPAGSARTQDPSPAG, from the coding sequence ATGCGTCACGACGCCCAGGGAACATCGACCGCGCCCCGGGATGCGGGCACCGGCCCGCTGACCCGCCTGCGCTCGCTCCCCTTACTCCGCAACGTCCCCGGCGACCTCGCCGCCTCGCTGGTGGTCTTCCTGGTGGCGGTGCCCCTGTCGCTGGGCATCGCCGTCGCCTCGGGCGCGCCGCTGGTGGCCGGGCTGATCGCCGCCATCGTCGGCGGCATCGTCGCCGGCTCCGTGGGCGGCTCGGCGGTACAGGTGAGCGGCCCGACGGCCAGCCTGACCATCATCGTCGCCGACCTCGTCCACACCTACGGCTGGCGGGTCACCTGCCTCATCACCATGCTGGCCGGGGTCATCCAGCTCGGGCTGGGGGCGTTCCGCATCGCCCGGGCCGCGCTGGCCGTCTCGCCGGCGGTCATCCACGGCATGCTGGCGGGCATGGGCGTCACCATCGCGCTGGCGCAGATCCACGTGGTGCTCGGCGGCGACCCCCCGAGTTCGGCCATGGCCGGCATCACCGAACTCCCCGGCCAACTGCTCGACAGCCACACCCCGGCCGTCGCGGTGGGGGCGCTGACCATCGCGGTGCTGCTGGTGTGGCCCCGCCTGCCGGGAGTGGGCCGTATCCGGCTGCTGCCCGCCGCCCTGGTGGCCATCACCGCGGCCACGGTCGTCGCCACACTGGCCGAACTCCCGGTCGAACGCGTCGACCTGCCCGACTCCCTGGCCGCCGCCTGGAGCGGGCCGCTGCTGCCCGAGCGCGCCGACCTCCACGGGGTGGCCATCGGGGCCCTGGCGGTGGCGCTGGTCGCCAGTGTGGAGTCCCTGCTGGGCGCCATCGCCGTCGACCGCCTGCACGACGGCCCCCGCGTGAACCTCAACCGCGAACTCATCGGCCAGGGCACCGCCAACACCGTCAGCGGCGCACTGGGCGGCCTGCCGGTGGCCGGCGTAATCGTGCGCAGCACCGCCAACGCCCGCGCGGGGGCGCGCACCCCGCTCTCGGCGATCATGCACGGCGTCTGGATCATGGTGTTCATCGCGCTGCTGGCCACGGCGGCGGAGCTGGTCCCCATGGCGGCACTGGCGGCCCTGCTGGTGTTCATCGGCGCCCAGATGGTGAACCTGGCGCGCCTGCGCGACCTCCGCCGCCACCGCGAGGCCAGCGTCTACGTGGTGGCGCTGGGCGCCGTCGTGGTGTTCGGGCTGCTGGAGGGCGTCATCATCGGGTTCGCGGTGGCGATCCTGGTGTCGCTGCGCCGTCTCACCCGGGTCACCGTCCTCACCGAGGAGTTCGAGGGCCGCTGGCACATCGTGGTGCAGGGCTCGCTGACCTTCCTGGGGGTTCCGCGCGTGGCCCACGTGCTGCGCACCGTGCCCAACGGCACCCACGTCGACCTCGACCTGCACGTCGACTTCATGGACCACGCCGCGTTCGAGTCCATCCACGCCTGGCGGCTCGACCACGAGCGCACCGGCGGCACCGTCGACATCGACGAGGTCCACGAGAACTGGTACGAACGGCGGTCGCGGCAGGCCCCGCCCGCCGACAAGACCGCGCCCAGCGGCCTGTCGCGCTGGTGGGCGCCATGGCAGATGCGCGGCTTCGACCACGGCGACCCGCCCTCGGACCTCCTGCTCAGCGGCGCCCGCGAGTACCACGCGAGCACGGCCGGGCGCATGCGCTCGCTGATGAGCCGGCTGGCGCACCGCCAGCACCCCAAGGCGCTGTTCATCACCTGCGCCGACTCCCGGGTGGTGCCCAACGTCATCACGGCCAGCGGGCCCGGCGACCTGTTCACGGTCCGCAACATCGGCAACCTGGTGCCCAGGCACGGCGCCGCCCAGCCCGACGACTCCGTGGGCGCGGCCGTGGAGTACGCGGTGACCGTGCTGGACGTCCCCTCGGTGGTGGTGTGCGGGCACTCCAACTGCGGGGCCATGAAGGCGCTGATGGAGCGCGCGGGCACGCCTGACGACTCCGAGCTCGCGCACCTGGGCCGCTGGCTGGGCCACGGCGAGGCCAGCGCCGCCCGCGCGGGCCGCTCCCGGCTGCTGGGGGCGCCGGCGCCCGAGGCGATGCGGCTGCTGTCGCAGGCCAACGTGGTGCAGCAGTTGGAGAACCTGCTGACCTACCCGGCGGTGCGCCGCCGCTACGAGGAGGGCCGCCTGGAGCTGACCGGCATGTACTACGACCTGGAGACCGCCGAGATCTCGGTGCTCGACCCCGGTTCCGGGGAGTTCACGCCCGTACCCGCGGCGGAGCTGGCCGAGGCTCCGCCGGGCCCCGCGCCGAGGCCGCCGGTGCCGCCGCAGGCCCCGCCGCCCGCCGACACCGACCCGGCCGGTTCCGCGCGCACGCAGGACCCCTCGCCCGCGGGCTGA
- a CDS encoding YbhB/YbcL family Raf kinase inhibitor-like protein, whose amino-acid sequence MFPVERRRSPRSRRAGARSAAAGGAALLLAATAGCGTLPSGTDAELSDEINLTSTMLQEGEPLPDLYTCDGDGVSPSLQWSGLPGGDVTQSLALVVDAPEEAVVFWVLYGLDPQSAELRQNTVPQPGEQGLNSEGEPAYDPPCFSEDGASEIRFTLYALNSELDLPNDAPLDESLDAIADRAVARGSLTVTNE is encoded by the coding sequence ATGTTCCCGGTCGAACGCCGACGTTCACCCCGATCGCGCCGCGCGGGAGCGCGGTCCGCAGCGGCCGGCGGCGCCGCGCTGCTGCTGGCCGCCACGGCGGGGTGCGGGACGCTGCCCTCCGGCACCGACGCCGAACTCAGCGACGAGATCAACCTGACGAGCACGATGCTCCAGGAGGGCGAGCCGCTGCCCGACCTCTACACCTGCGACGGCGACGGGGTCTCCCCCTCGCTGCAGTGGTCGGGCCTGCCCGGCGGCGACGTCACGCAGTCGCTGGCGCTGGTGGTCGACGCCCCCGAGGAGGCCGTCGTCTTCTGGGTGCTCTACGGGCTGGACCCGCAGAGCGCGGAACTGCGGCAGAACACCGTGCCCCAGCCGGGCGAGCAGGGCCTCAACAGCGAGGGCGAACCGGCCTACGACCCGCCGTGCTTCTCCGAGGACGGCGCGAGCGAGATCCGGTTCACCCTCTACGCCCTCAACAGCGAGCTCGACCTGCCCAACGACGCCCCGTTGGACGAGTCCCTCGACGCCATCGCCGATCGCGCGGTGGCGCGGGGCTCCCTTACCGTTACCAATGAGTAG